The following coding sequences are from one Stigmatopora nigra isolate UIUO_SnigA chromosome 10, RoL_Snig_1.1, whole genome shotgun sequence window:
- the LOC144203235 gene encoding uncharacterized protein LOC144203235, producing MMMEPMTFIIISSSSIFILIVIFIVILIIIFIVIFIVFIIIFIVIFIVTIIFITIFIIAIIIIACIIIIINTIFIIIIINTILIITITAIFIIAIFFIATFFIITIFIIANFIIAMAIITIVIITIVTIIITIFIIIIIIIIFITSSSAPSSPPPSSSSSPHSSIG from the coding sequence ATGATGATGGAGCCGATGaccttcatcatcatcagcagcagcagcatcttcatcctcatcgtcATCTTCATCGTCAttctcatcatcatcttcatcgtcATCTTCATcgtcttcatcatcatcttcatcgtcATCTTCATCGTCACCATCATATTCATCACCATCTTCATCATCGCCATTATCATCATCGCctgcatcatcatcattatcaataccatcttcatcatcatcatcatcaatacCATCTTAATCATTACCATCACCGCCATCTTCATCATCGCCATCTTCTTCATCGCCACCTTCTTCATCATCACCATCTTCATCATCGCTAACTTCATCATCGCCATGGCCATCATCACCATCGTCATCATCACCATCGTCACCATCATCATtaccatcttcatcatcatcataatcatcatcatcttcatcacttCATCATCAGCACcgtcatcaccaccaccatcatcatcatcatctccacACTCTTCGATCGGGTAA